The following is a genomic window from Polaribacter atrinae.
AAAACTGGGATAATATTAGTGTCATTGTCTGCAAAGATCTTTAATAGTTCTAAAACCGTTGCTTTTTCATCCGCAAAAAAAGAATTTAATAAGTGGGCGTGTTCCACTAATTCCTCTTCGTTATTTTCTAGTGTTTGTATATCCTCTTCAGCAAATGAACCTAACAACTTATTGTTTTCAATAACAGGAAAATGTGTGATATGGTAATTTATAAACACTTTTTGAGCACTTTTAACAGTGTCTTTTAAGCGAAGTGGTTTTATTTGGTCTAATAAGTAGTCGTTCATATTCATGCTTTACGAATATAGGATAAAATGATTTAATAAATTATATTTGCAGCCTAATTTTAGACAATGACAAAGTTAAGTGTAAATATTAATAAAATAGCAACTTTAAGAAATTCTCGTGGCGGAAATGTGCCAAATTTATTAAAAGTTGCAACAGATATAGAAAGTTTTGGTGGACAAGGAATTACTATTCACCCAAGACCAGATGAAAGACATATCCGTTATCAAGATGCTAGAGATTTAAAAAATATTGTAACGACAGAGTATAATATTGAAGGAAATCCTATAAAATCTTTCATGGATTTGGTCTTAGAAGTTAAGCCAACACAAGTTACTTTGGTGCCAGATGCGTTAGATGCAATTACCTCTAATGCAGGTTGGGATACGATTACACATCAATCCTTTTTACAAGAGGTAATTAAAGAATTTAAACAAAACGGAATTAGAACGTCAATTTTTATTGATACGGATGCAAAGTTGATTGAAGCTGCTGCAAAAACAGGAGCTGATAGAATTGAATTGTATACAGAAGATTTTGCAACACAATTTGAATTAGGTAATTTTGATGCTATTAAACCTTATACAGAAGCTGCTATTTTAGCTCATAAATTAGGATTAGGAATTAATGCTGGGCACGATTTAAGCTTAGATAATATTAAATTTTTTAAGGAGAATATCCCTAATCTAGCAGAAGTTTCTATTGGACACGCACTAATTGCAGAGAGTCTATATTTAGGTTTAGAGAATGTTGTAAATATGTATTTGCATCGACTAAAATAAGTAAGTATAATTTAGTAGAAATGTCTTCTCGAGCGCAGTCGAGAGGTTTATTTAGGTCTCGACTGCGCTCGACCTGACAAAATTAAACAATCTAAATGTCAAATAATCCGATATTACACTCAACTATAAAAGGCCAAGGAATTCCGTTATTAATTTTACACGGTTATTTTGGTATGTCTGATAATTGGAAAACTTTAGGAAATCAGTTTTCTGAAACGTATCAAGTTCATTTAATTGATCAAAGAAATCACGGACGTAGTTTTCATGAAGATGAATTTAATTATGAGGTTTTAGTTGAAGATTTATACGCATATATACAGCATTATAAATTAGAAAAAGTGTATATAATTGGACAT
Proteins encoded in this region:
- a CDS encoding pyridoxine 5'-phosphate synthase; translation: MTKLSVNINKIATLRNSRGGNVPNLLKVATDIESFGGQGITIHPRPDERHIRYQDARDLKNIVTTEYNIEGNPIKSFMDLVLEVKPTQVTLVPDALDAITSNAGWDTITHQSFLQEVIKEFKQNGIRTSIFIDTDAKLIEAAAKTGADRIELYTEDFATQFELGNFDAIKPYTEAAILAHKLGLGINAGHDLSLDNIKFFKENIPNLAEVSIGHALIAESLYLGLENVVNMYLHRLK